DNA from Bradyrhizobium japonicum USDA 6:
TGCATCCGATCGCTGCGGCGTGGTTGCCCGTGGTGGTGGGCGGCCTCACCGGCTTTTTGGCCTTGTTGTATCAGGAGGACGGTTAGTGACTGCCGTCCATCGAGGGCTCGTGTCTGGTTTGACGCGGCGTACCGTGGTGCGCGCGAACGGATGCGGCTTGTCCATTCGCAGGCTCCTGCTGGCTGTCGCCGCCGTGGCGTCGCTCGGCGGGCTGATTGACACTGCCGCCGTGACGCCGGCCTCCGCTCAGAGCTTCACCTACAATCCTCTGCCGCCGCGCCCGAAGCCGCCGAGGGTCGCCAACGACAACCAGATGCTGGTTCAGGCGACCGAGGTCGACTACGACTACAACAATTCGCGCGTCTCCGCGGTCGGTAACGTCCAGCTGTTCTACAACGGCACCAGCGTCGAGGCCGACAAAGTCATCTACGACCAGAAGACCAAGCGGCTGCATGCCGAAGGCAACGTCCGCATGACGGATGCCGACGGCAAGATCACCTATGCCGAGATCCTGGATCTCTCCGACGACTACCGCGACGGTTTCGTCGATTCGCTGCGCGTGGACACCGCTGACCAGACCCGCATGGCCGCGAGCCGCGCCGACCGCTCCAGCGGCAATTACACGGTGTTCGAGAACGGCGTCTACACGGCCTGCGCGCCGTGCAAGGACGATCCGAAGAAGCCGCCGCTGTGGCAGGTCAAGGGTGCGCGCATCATCCACGACCAGCAGGAGAAGATGCTGTATTTCGAGACGGCACAGCTCGAATTCTTCGGCGTGCCGCTCGCCTACATGCCCTATTTCTCGACGCCCGACCCGACCGTGAAGCGCAAGACCGGCTTCCTGATGCCGGGCTTCACGTCGAACACGCCGTTCGGCTACGGCGTCGAAGTTCCGTTCTACTGGGCGATCGCGCCCGACATGGACATGACCTTCAGCCCGCGCATCACCTCCAGGCAGGGCGTGCTGTTCCAGGCCGAGTACCGCCAGCGCCTGATGGACGGCGCCTACCAGATCCGAGTCTACGGCATCGACCAACTCGACCCCGGCGCACTTGCCGGCCAGCCCGGCGACCGCCAGTTCCGCGGCGCCGTCGACACCAAGGGTCAGTTCGCGCTGAACGACAAGTGGGTCTGGGGCTGGGACGGCGTCGTCATGTCCGACTACTACTTCTTCTCGGACTACCGCTTGTCGCAATACCGCGATCCGCTGGGCTCGTTCCTGTATCTGCCGACCGACGCATTGTCGCAGCTCTATCTGACCGGCGTCGGCAATCGCAGCTTCTTCGATGCGCGGACGATGTACTGGCTGAGCTACTCGGGCAACCAGAGCCAGGTGCCGATCGTCTATCCCGTGATCGACTATTCAAACGTGCTCAACTATCCGGTGTTCGGCGGCGAGTTCAGCTACAAGACCAACTTCACGAACCTGTCGCGTGACACCGCGGTGTTCGATCCGATCACCACGCTCGCCAACACCAACAGCCTGTGCACGACGACGTCGGCCGACCCGCTCGCGCGGACGCCGTCGCAGTGCCTGCTGCGCGGCGTCCCCGGCACCTACACCCGCCTCACGGCGGAAGCGCAGTGGCGCAAGTCCTACACCGACCCGTTCGGCGAGATCTGGACGCCGTTCGCCATCCTCCGCGCCGATGCGGTCAACGCCTCGATCTCCAACCAGCCGGGCGTGTCGAATTACCTGCCGGTCGGCGACACCCAGGCGTTCCGCCTGATGCCGACCGTCGGCCTCGAATACCGCTATCCCTTCATCAACGTTCAGCCCTGGGGCTCGACCACCATCGAGCCGATCGCGCAGGTCATCATCCGGCCGAACGAGACCTACGCCGGCAGGTTCCCGAACGAGGACGCCCAGAGCATGGTGTTCGACACCTCGAACCTGTTCAGCGTCGACAAGTTCTCCGGTTACGACCGCGTCGAGGGCGGCGGCCGCGCCAATGTCGGCGTGCAGTCCACCACCCAGTTCGACAAGGGCGGCGCCGTCAAGGTGCTGTTCGGCCAGTCCTACCAGCTGTTCGGCCTGAACTCCTACACGGTCCAGGACACCATCAACACGGGCCTCGATTCCGGCCTCGACAAGCCGCGCTCGGATTACGTGGCGGGCGCCAGCTACTCGCCCAACAGCACGTACACGTTCAGCGTCCGCTCCCGCATGGACGAGCAGACCTGGAACGTGCAGCGCTTCGAGGCGGAAGGCCGCGCCAACTTCAATCGCTGGTCGGTCAGCATGATGTACGGCAATTACGCCGCGCAGCCGGAACTAGGCTATCTGACGCGCCGCGAGGGCATCCTGACCTCGGGCTCGGTCAAGGTCGCGGCCAATTGGGTGGTGACCGGCTCGGCGCGCTGGGACCTCGAAGCCAACAAGCTCAACCAGTATGTGCTCGGCGCGGGCTATGTCGACGATTGCTTCGTGCTCGGCGTGAACTATGTAACTTCGTATAGTTACTCTGCGGGCACGGCGCCGCCCGTGCTGAACCACGCGTTCATGTTCCAGATCGGCCTGCGCACGCTGGCGACCTCGACCGGGTCCAGCTCGTCCGCCGGCTACCAATGAACCGTCTGAAATGACGGCCGGGCTCTCCCGATCGCGAGCTCATCCCGGCTGACATGCGAGCGATAATCATGACGACCCAATTGCCTGTTTTTCGCCTCCTCCTCGCCATCGGTGCCGGGCTCGTCCTGACCGGCCTGCCCGCGCCGTCGCGCGCGCAGAACATCGTCGTGATGGTCAACGGCGATCCGATCACCGATTTCGACATCGAGCAGCGCTCCAAGCTCGACCAGCTGACGACACAGAAGACCCCGAGCCGGCAGGATGTCATCAACTCGCTGATCGACGACAAGGTGAAGCTCAAGGAAGGCAAGAAGTACGGCGTCGACCCCGGCATCTCCGACATCAACCAGTCCTACGAGGCCATGGCGCAGCGCATGCGCATCTCGCCGGAGCAGCTCACCAAGTCGCTCGAGGTCAAGGGCGTCCGTCCCGAGACATTGAAGGGCCGCATGAAGTCCGAAATGGTCTGGACCAGCCTCGTGCGCGGCCGCTTCAAGGAGAAGCTGATGGTCGGCGAGCGCGACGTCGCGCAGGCCGTGCAGGCCCAGACCGGCGACAAGCTCCAGATCGAGGGCACCGAATACAAGATGCAGCCGATCGTGCTGATCGTGCCGCGCGGCTCGTCCCAGGCGTTCCTGGAGACGCGGCAGAAGGAAGCCGAGAGCTATCGCTCGCGCGTCGGAAGCTGCGAGGAAGCCAATTCGCTGTTCCGCTCGACGCCGAACGCCACCATCCGCGACACCGTTACCAAGACCACCGCGGACCTGCCCGAGGCGCTTCGCAAGGTGCTCGACGACACCCAGATCGGCCACATGACCGCGCCGGAGGTCACCAAGGCGGGGATCGAGATGGTCGTGCTGTGCTCGCGCAAGCCGACCACGATCGACACGCCGAAAAAGCGCGAGGTCCGCGAGAAGATGTATTCGGAGAAATACGAGAAGACCCAGAAGGCCTATCTCGATGATCTCCGGAAAGCGGCGATGATCGAATATCGCAACCGCTGATGGCCAACTTCGCCGTAGAACCTTCCATCAAGCCTTCGAAGCCTCTCGCCCTGACCCTGGGAGAGCCCGCCGGCATCGGCCCCGACATCACGATCGCAGCCTGGCTCAGACGCCGCGAACTGAACCTGCCCGCCTTCTATCTGCTCGGCGACGAGGCCTTCGTCGCCCGCCGCGCCAAGGCCCTCGGCGCCGACATCCGGATTGCCTCGGTAGGCGCCGGCGAGGCCGCAGCCGCCTTCTCCGAGGCCCTTCCCGTCGTCGCAACGGGCGAGAGTGCGACAGCCGAGCCCGGCAAGCCCGATGACGCGAGCGCGCCGGCCGCGCTCGCGTCGATCCGGCGGGCGGTCACCGATGTCCGTGAAGGCCGCGCCAGCGCCGTCGTCACCAACCCGATTGCCAAGAGCGTGCTCTACCGCTCAGGCTTCCGCCATCCCGGCCACACCGAATACCTCGCCGAGCTTGCCGCGGAGAACGGCCGCGTGCCGCAGCCGGTGATGATGCTGTGGTCGCCGCGGCTCGCCGTGGTGCCCGTGACCATCCACGTCTCCTTGCGCGATGCGCTGGCCCAGCTCACCAGCGAGCTGATTGTCTCGACCGTGCGCATCGTCGCGACCGAGCTGAAATCCCGCTTCGGCGTCGAAAGGCCGCGCATCGCGATCTCCGGCCTCAATCCGCATGCCGGAGAGGACGGCTCGCTCGGCCACGAGGAGCAGACCGTGATTGCGCCGGCGCTCAAAGTTCTGCGCAAGGACGGCATCGAGGCCAGGGGCCCGCTGCCCGCCGACACCATGTTCCACGAGGCGGCGCGCGCGACCTATGACTGCGCCGTCTGCATGTACCACGACCAGGCGCTGATCCCGATCAAGACGGTCGCCTTCGACGACGCGGTCAATGTCACGCTCGGCCTGCCCTTCATCCGCACCTCGCCCGATCACGGCACCGCCTTCGACATCGCCGGCACGGCCAAGGCCAATCCGGCAAGCCTGATCGCTGCGCTCAAGCTCGCAAGCCGCATGGCGGCTGCACAAAGCTGATGAGCGCGATCGACGACCTCCCGCCGCTTCGCGAGGTCATTCGCCAGCACGCGCTGTCGGCACGCAAATCGCTGGGGCAGAACTTCCTGCTCGACCTCAATCTCACCGCGCGCATTGCGCGTGCGGCCGCGCCGCTCGAGGACTCCACCATCGTCGAGATCGGCCCCGGCCCGGGCGGGTTGACCCGCGCGTTGCTCGCGCTCGGCGCCAAACGCGTCATCGCGATCGAGCATGACGAGCGCGCGATCCCTGCCTTGCAGGATATTTCCGCGCGTTACCCTGATAGGCTCGAGATCGTGCATGGCGATGCCATGACCTTCGACCCGCGTCCGCTGCTCAATGGCGAAAGAGCAAAGATCGTCGCGAACCTGCCTTACAACATCGCGACCCAGCTGCTGATCGGCTGGCTCACGACCGCCCCCTGGCCGCCCTGGTACGACATGATGGTCCTGATGTTCCAGCGCGAGGTCGGCGAGCGGATCGTGGCACGCGAGGACGAGGAGGCCTATGGCCGCCTCGGCGTGCTCGCCAACTGGCGCTGCGAGACGAAGATCCTGTTCGACATTTCGCCCTCCGCCTTCGTGCCGCCGCCGAAGGTCACCTCCTCCGTCGTGCGGCTGGTGCCGCGCGCAGAGCCGCTGCCTTGCGATCGCAAGCTGCTCGAACAGGTCGCAGCCGCCGCTTTCGGGCAGCGCCGAAAAATGCTGCGGCAAAGCCTGAAATCACTTCAAGCGGATCCCGCTCGCCTTGCCGCGGCCGCAGGTGTCGATGCGACGCGCCGTGCCGAGACCATTCCGATATCAGGCTTTGTTGCCATGGCACGTGAATTGGCGGATATACGAAAGCAAGCTGGATAACAGGAATTTCGGAGGAAGGAATATGGCGTTGATGCGTCGGCAGTCCCTGGTCAAGTTCGATGCGCCCTTGTGCGAGACCATCGTCGACACGCCGAAGCCGAAGGGCGCCGAGGTGCTGGTACGCATCGAGCGCTGCGGCCTCTGCCATTCCGACCTGCACATCCAGGACGGCTATGCCGATCTCGGCGGCGGCAAGAAGCTCGACACCACGCGCGGCATGACTCTGCCGTTCACGCTCGGCCACGAGATCGCGGGCGTGGTCGACGAAGTCGGCCCTGACGTGCCGGCGAACCTTGTCGGAGCGAAGAAGGCGGTGTTTCCATGGATCGGCTGCGGCCAGTGCCGCGACTGCGCCAATGGTGACGAGAACCTTTGCGCGAAGCAGCGCTTCCTCGGCGTCTCCATCGACGGCGGATTTGCCACCCACGTGCTGGTGCCCGACGCGAAGTACCTGCTCGACTACGATCCCCTGCCCGTCAACCAGGCCGCCACCCTGATGTGCTCCGGCGTGACCGCCTATGGCGCGCTCAAGCGCCTGGTCGACCGCCCGCGCCAGCGCAATCTGCTGCTGATCGGGCTGGGCGGCGTCGGCATGATGGGCCTGTCGTTTGCGCAGGCCATGTTCAAGCAGCCGATCACGGTCGCCGATCTCTCGCCGGCCGCGCGTGAGAGCGCGCTGAAGAACGGCGCAGCCGGCGCCTACGATCCGGCCGAGCCCGACGTGATCAAGCGCATCCTGAAAGAGACCGAGGGCGGTTTCGACGAGGTGGTCGACTTCGCCGGCAACGAGAAGTCGATGGCGTTTGCGGTGGCCGTCGCCGCCCGCGGCGGCAAGATCGTGGTGTCCGGCCTGATGGGCGGCCAGTTCACGCTGCCGATGGTGCAATGGGTCTACAAGCGCATGACCATCGAAGGCTTCATGGTCGGCACGCTCACCGAGGCCCAGGAACTGATGGCGCTCGCCCGCGCCGGCAAGATCAAGCCGACGCCGATGCGCGAGGAGCCGATGGGCGACGTCCAGAAATGGATCGACGAGTTGCGCGCCGGCAAGGTCGTCGGCCGCATCGTGCTGAAAAACTGACGCGCAGGAAAATCTGGACAGGCTTGGCGGCGGGACGAGGTCTCGCCGCCGCGTTTTCCTCCGCCGAATTAACCCGGAATTGACGCAAGGCCCGGTTCCAAATAGGGGAACCGGCACGTCGCGAACTAGAGTCCTCGCCAGCTTTCTCTTTGGAATTCTGGTGAGGCCATGCAGACCATCCGCCGCTTCCTGGCCGATGAAACCGGCGCCACTGCGATCGAGTACGGCCTGATCGCAGCCGGCATCGCGCTCGCGATCATCGCCGTGGTCAACAATCTCGGCTCGACATTGAGTTGAAGTTCGGCTCGATCAGCACCTCGCTGAAGTAGCGCCAAACCTGCGCGCGCTGAAGGCACGTCGCCGCGCGGAACGGCTGCGGCCACACCGCGTTGGCAGCGCATGTCCATTCGTTGCACTGTCGAAAGCGCATTCTTCATCGCCTGGAGCTTCCTGGAGCAGAGCGGCGAGCTCGGACCTCCGGACGAGACCGCGAACACCATTCTGGATGCCATCGAAGCGCAGCTCAGGACCGGTGAGCGGCGGCAGTTGATGCTCGCCAACAAGGCGATCGGTGCCTACCGCAAGCAGGTGGCCCAAGGCCGTCTCCTGGCCGAACGCCAGATCCGTCTCGGATAAGAGCCCGCGGCGCCCCACAAGCGCTGGCTCATTTGGAAATTCCGTAGTTCTCCGGATGAGAACAAAGTTCGCAGCGTGTCCTGCGGGCAACGCCGGACGGCGCGACGCCTCGCTGCCGCGAACTTTTCGGTTTCCCGCAAACACTTGTGTTCACTTTGGAACTGTCGGTTCCTGCGCGGAAACGTAGGGTTTTTCCCAGAGACGCCGATTCCCGGCCAACGAAGAGCCCAGAGACAAGAAGCGTGACCGGCCGGCCCAGGAACGATCTGCTGCGAAGGCTCAGCGCCGAGGATTTCGAGCTGCTCGCGCCGCACCTGCAATCGGTCGAGGTCGCCGCCAACCACGTTCTGCATCACGCCGGCGACGGCATCTCCGTCGTCCACTTCCCCTGCGGCCCTGCGTTCGTGTCGTTCGCGGTGCCGGTTGAGGATGACCGCGAGGTCGAAAGTCTCCTGGTGGGCCGCGAGGGCGGGGTCGGTCTTTCCGCAGGCCGCAGCCCGTCGCTGGCCTTTTCCCGCGTCGTCGTGAAGGTCGGCGGCACGCTGGTTCGCCTGCCGCTGCGCGCGCTCGAGCAGGCGCAGCAGCGATCGCCCGGCATGCATGAGATCTTTTCGCGCTACGCAGCCTGCCAGTTCGCACAGCTGCTCCAGACAGCGGCCTGCAACGCGGCGCATTCGATCGAGCAACGCGCGGCGAAATGGATCATCGCGGCCCGGGAGCATATCGGCAGCGACGAAATCCGCCTCACCCATGAGCAGCTCGCCGGCATGCTCGGCGTCTCCCGCAGCTATGCCAGCCGTGTCATCCAGACCTTCAAGGCCAGGCGCATCCTCGCGACCCGCCGCGGTGCCATCCTGATTCTCGATGCGCCGGCACTCGAGACAAGCGCCTGCACCTGCAACGGCGCGGTGAAGAAGCACTTTCGCGAAGTGCTGGGACGCGCGGCGGGCTAGAACGATCCGCGCAGCCGGAACATATTGGCGCGGCCCGCATTGCCCGACATGGCGCGGTACTTCTTTCATTTCGAGGGCCAGCAACCTCACACCGACACGACCGGTGAAGCGCTCCTCGACGACGATGCCGCCTGGCGCGAAGCTGTCCGCCTCTCCCGCGATGTCGAGCATGCGCTGCGCCCCGGCGACAGCTGGACGCTCAGCGTGTTTGACGGAAGCGAGCCTGTCTTCGTGCTTGCAATGGTGACACGGCGGTTTCGCTGACAGCCCTTCCCGCGCCTCCGCACCGATCATAGCAGACCGCCAGTTGGAACGCCGCGAATGTCCCGCGCGTTGGCATCTCGTGAGGCAACGACGGAGTCAAAGCCCATGACGAAGCCGCTGACGAAAACGGTCACGCCTGTTCCCGAGGAGAACCAGAGCCACAAGGGTCCCGGCAGCGCGCCTTCAATTCCGCTCGACACCACCAGGGGCCATCGCGACGACGAGAAGCAGAACATTCGCGAGCAGGCCGAGCACGGCAACATCACCCAGAACACCACGAACAGGCGCATGGGATAGTCAGGACCAGGGGGATCGAAGAGAGGAGACACGAACTTGGTCGATCTCGGCAAATGGTACGATCCGATATCCGAGCGCTGGATCGCACCGCGTGAACCACGACTGGAGGAAAAATCCTCTCCTGCAAGCGAGAACCACGTCCTTGAGCTGCAGCGGACCATCGAAGTCCAGCGCATCTGGCGCGCACTGGTCGACTGCTGCGCCCGCGACTGATGGCCTTGCGCGCACGCCGCGGCGGATCAACCCGCCGTCGGCCGCGCCGTTGTAACCCCGCATGAACGATCCCGCATCATCCGCAAGGCCCGCCGCAACCGCGATACGCTATCTGTCGATCATCGTCGGCTGCGCCGGCCTGCTGCTGGCCGCAATCTGCATCGCCATCGCCTGCCAGGTCTTCATCCAGACCGGCGTGTTCGCGCAGTCCTACGCGATGGTGGGACTGATCAGCACTGCGCTGGGGTGTCTGGCGCTGACGCTGGCGCGGGTGTGGAAGTAAACACCGATCCATCCCTCGTCATTCCGGCGTGCGTGCGTGGCCCGGGGTGGATGCCCATGACGGCCTGTAACGCTGCCATGCGATTGCCCCGCACAGAATGTCGCACCGCTTTTCGCCGGGGCGCCGGGCTGGTAGATTGGCGTCATTGCCTTGAAGAGTTTTCGCTTTGGGGGTTTTCATGCGCGCGAGGATTTTCAATCGCGTCGTGGGGCTGGCGGCGCTGGCCGCAGCCCTGCTTGTCGCCGGGGTGGCCTCGGCCGAGAAGCGCATTGCGCTGGTCGTCGGCAACTCCGCCTACAAGAACATCACCCCGCTCGACAATCCGTCCAAGGACGCGAGCCTGATGGCGGAGACGCTTGGCGCGCTCGGCTTCACGCTGGTCGGCGGGCGCGCCCAGCTCGATCTCGACAAGGGCGCGATGGACATCGCGGTGCAGAGCTTTGGCCGGCAGGTCCAGGGCGCCGATGTCGCGCTGTTTTATTATGCCGGCCACGGCGTGCAGGTCGCCGGCTCCAACTATCTCGTGCCTGTCGGCGCCAATCCGACGCGCGAGGCCGATGTCGATTTCCAGATGACCGACGTCAACCTCGTGCTGCGGCAGATGCAGGGATCGGGCACGCGCCTCAACCTCGTGATCCTGGACGCCTGCCGCAACAACCCGTTTGGCTCGCGCGGCCTGCGATCCTCCGACGGCGGCCTTGCGCAGATGCGCGCGCCGGAGGGCACGCTGATCTCCTACGCGACGCAGCCCGGCAACGTCGCGCAGGACGGCAGCGACGGCCACAGCCCCTACACCAAGGCGCTGGCGGCGACGGTCAGGACCGCGGGCCTCGACGTGTTCCAGACTTTCAACCAGGTCGGCCTCGCCGTGAAGCGCGCCACATCAGGCGCGCAGCAGCCCTGGGTGTCGTCCTCGCCGATCGACGGCACCTTCTATTTCGTGCCGCCGACGCAAAGCCCGCCGCCGCAGGTCGCGGCGATGCAGCCCGATCCGCTGCCGGCGGACCGGCTGCGCGCCGATCCCGATCGCGTGCCGCTGCGCGATGCCGCGCTGCTGAGCGAATTGAGCGAGCGGCTCTACGAGCTCAATTTCGATCCTGACACGCCCGATGGACTGACCCGTGCGATCACCAAGCTCCAGCAGAGGATCTCGATGGCGCCGACGGGCGAAGCAACCGAAGGCCTGCTGCTGCGGATGCGCAAGATGGAGGATCTGAAGCCGTGGGGCTCGATCGTGTACGGGCCCGATAGCAGCAAATGGGGCATATCGTGGAACCACGCCTCGCGGCGCGCGGCGGTGGCGGATGCGCGCGGCAATTGCGCCGGCGCCAAATGTCCGATCGAGCTCTCCTTCTACGGCAACCGCTGCGGCGCGTTCGCGATATCAGATAAATCCTGGTCGCTGGTCCAGCGCGACAGCATCCAGCACGCCAGGGATGCCGCGCTTGACGAATGCGGCAAGGCTGGCAAAGCTTGCCGCATTATCGGATCCGTCTGCGCCGACGGCTCCGGCCGCTGATACCTTTTTCATTTCGGATTGTTTGCTCATGCCCAATGCCGTCGTCCGCACGATCACCCTTGCGTCCCTCCTCAACCTCGCCCTCGCCTCGTCGTCCGCCTTCTCGTCCGCCTTCGCGCAGTCCGGCAGCGCCGGCGGCTCGATCGGCAACGACGAAAAGTCGTTGTCCGGCTCGCGCCAGGATACCTCCTCAGGCCGTTCGGCCGAACCGGCCTCGCCCTCGCGCCGGAGCAAGCCGGCGACCGAGGAACGCTCGTCGCCTCGGCGAAGCGGAGGTGGAGGTGGAGGTGGCTTCGACGGTGCCTGGGCGGTCGTCAGCGTTGGTTGCGGCGGCAGCACGAGCGGCGCTGTCGTCGTGAGCTCGGGCAAGATCATCGGCGAAGGCGTTCGCGGAACTGTCAGCCAGAGCGGCTCGGTCAGTACGTTCGGCCAGGGCCAGGGCGTGACCTTTACCAGCACGGGCCGGCTCTCAGGCCGCAGTGGTTCCGGAACGTGGCGCCGCTCCGACGGCTGCGGCGGAACCTGGAGTTCGGCGAAGCAATAGCCCTCGAAAACGCCTGAATTCGCGGCGGAACGAACGCCGCGCAGGCCCGATTCAAGCCACATCCTCTCCGGATTTGCGGCTCATTGCCACCCAAGTCTTTCATGACAAAGGGAAGGTAAAGAGTTGCGTCATGCGTAATCGGGAGACCAGGATGGGCAACCGCACCGCGAAGTTCGTATCTGCGCTTGTCGGCAGCATCATCGCCGGCGCCCCACTGGCCGCCGTGTCGCAGAATGCGCCGGAGGCAACGAGCACAGCAAATGCCGCCAGCGACTGCCTCGCCTCGCCGAAGGGCGTCGCGCCGCAGGGGCAGCATTGGTACTATCGCCTGGAGCGCGGGACCAAGCGGCAATGCTGGTATCTGCGCGCCGAAGGCGGCAAGGACAGCGCCAAGGCCGTGCGGACCGCGCAGGCTGCGCCCGATGTACCGACGGCAGATTCAGCAGCGCCGCAGCTGCACCCGGTGCAGGACGCACGCGCCGAATATCTGACATCGCAGGGCAATGCCGCGCCGGCGACACCGAATGCGCCTGCGCCAGCGAAACCGGCGCCGATGCAACAAGCTCCGACTCCCTCCGCCGACAGCAACGCGCCGCAGCCCGCGGTCGCCACGCGCTGGCCCGATGCCTCCGACGCGGCTACGTCGCCTGAGCCGCAAGCTGCGCCCGCTCCTGTCGCCTCGCCCGCACCGCCGAGCGCGAAGCCGTCAAAATCCCCTGCCCCGGTCGCGCTTGCCGCGGCAGATGCAACCACCGAAAAAGCGACCGGCTCGCTCCAGACGCTGCTGCTCGTGATCGGTGGCGCGCTGGCGCTCGCCGGCCTCCTCGCCAGCATCATCTATCGCTTTGCGGGCCGACGACGCGTCCGCATCCAGGCCGCTGACCATCGT
Protein-coding regions in this window:
- the rsmA gene encoding 16S rRNA (adenine(1518)-N(6)/adenine(1519)-N(6))-dimethyltransferase RsmA, with the protein product MSAIDDLPPLREVIRQHALSARKSLGQNFLLDLNLTARIARAAAPLEDSTIVEIGPGPGGLTRALLALGAKRVIAIEHDERAIPALQDISARYPDRLEIVHGDAMTFDPRPLLNGERAKIVANLPYNIATQLLIGWLTTAPWPPWYDMMVLMFQREVGERIVAREDEEAYGRLGVLANWRCETKILFDISPSAFVPPPKVTSSVVRLVPRAEPLPCDRKLLEQVAAAAFGQRRKMLRQSLKSLQADPARLAAAAGVDATRRAETIPISGFVAMARELADIRKQAG
- a CDS encoding LPS-assembly protein LptD, producing MTAVHRGLVSGLTRRTVVRANGCGLSIRRLLLAVAAVASLGGLIDTAAVTPASAQSFTYNPLPPRPKPPRVANDNQMLVQATEVDYDYNNSRVSAVGNVQLFYNGTSVEADKVIYDQKTKRLHAEGNVRMTDADGKITYAEILDLSDDYRDGFVDSLRVDTADQTRMAASRADRSSGNYTVFENGVYTACAPCKDDPKKPPLWQVKGARIIHDQQEKMLYFETAQLEFFGVPLAYMPYFSTPDPTVKRKTGFLMPGFTSNTPFGYGVEVPFYWAIAPDMDMTFSPRITSRQGVLFQAEYRQRLMDGAYQIRVYGIDQLDPGALAGQPGDRQFRGAVDTKGQFALNDKWVWGWDGVVMSDYYFFSDYRLSQYRDPLGSFLYLPTDALSQLYLTGVGNRSFFDARTMYWLSYSGNQSQVPIVYPVIDYSNVLNYPVFGGEFSYKTNFTNLSRDTAVFDPITTLANTNSLCTTTSADPLARTPSQCLLRGVPGTYTRLTAEAQWRKSYTDPFGEIWTPFAILRADAVNASISNQPGVSNYLPVGDTQAFRLMPTVGLEYRYPFINVQPWGSTTIEPIAQVIIRPNETYAGRFPNEDAQSMVFDTSNLFSVDKFSGYDRVEGGGRANVGVQSTTQFDKGGAVKVLFGQSYQLFGLNSYTVQDTINTGLDSGLDKPRSDYVAGASYSPNSTYTFSVRSRMDEQTWNVQRFEAEGRANFNRWSVSMMYGNYAAQPELGYLTRREGILTSGSVKVAANWVVTGSARWDLEANKLNQYVLGAGYVDDCFVLGVNYVTSYSYSAGTAPPVLNHAFMFQIGLRTLATSTGSSSSAGYQ
- a CDS encoding DUF6894 family protein: MARYFFHFEGQQPHTDTTGEALLDDDAAWREAVRLSRDVEHALRPGDSWTLSVFDGSEPVFVLAMVTRRFR
- a CDS encoding Crp/Fnr family transcriptional regulator yields the protein MTGRPRNDLLRRLSAEDFELLAPHLQSVEVAANHVLHHAGDGISVVHFPCGPAFVSFAVPVEDDREVESLLVGREGGVGLSAGRSPSLAFSRVVVKVGGTLVRLPLRALEQAQQRSPGMHEIFSRYAACQFAQLLQTAACNAAHSIEQRAAKWIIAAREHIGSDEIRLTHEQLAGMLGVSRSYASRVIQTFKARRILATRRGAILILDAPALETSACTCNGAVKKHFREVLGRAAG
- the pdxA gene encoding 4-hydroxythreonine-4-phosphate dehydrogenase PdxA, whose product is MANFAVEPSIKPSKPLALTLGEPAGIGPDITIAAWLRRRELNLPAFYLLGDEAFVARRAKALGADIRIASVGAGEAAAAFSEALPVVATGESATAEPGKPDDASAPAALASIRRAVTDVREGRASAVVTNPIAKSVLYRSGFRHPGHTEYLAELAAENGRVPQPVMMLWSPRLAVVPVTIHVSLRDALAQLTSELIVSTVRIVATELKSRFGVERPRIAISGLNPHAGEDGSLGHEEQTVIAPALKVLRKDGIEARGPLPADTMFHEAARATYDCAVCMYHDQALIPIKTVAFDDAVNVTLGLPFIRTSPDHGTAFDIAGTAKANPASLIAALKLASRMAAAQS
- a CDS encoding alcohol dehydrogenase, with the translated sequence MALMRRQSLVKFDAPLCETIVDTPKPKGAEVLVRIERCGLCHSDLHIQDGYADLGGGKKLDTTRGMTLPFTLGHEIAGVVDEVGPDVPANLVGAKKAVFPWIGCGQCRDCANGDENLCAKQRFLGVSIDGGFATHVLVPDAKYLLDYDPLPVNQAATLMCSGVTAYGALKRLVDRPRQRNLLLIGLGGVGMMGLSFAQAMFKQPITVADLSPAARESALKNGAAGAYDPAEPDVIKRILKETEGGFDEVVDFAGNEKSMAFAVAVAARGGKIVVSGLMGGQFTLPMVQWVYKRMTIEGFMVGTLTEAQELMALARAGKIKPTPMREEPMGDVQKWIDELRAGKVVGRIVLKN
- a CDS encoding caspase family protein — its product is MRARIFNRVVGLAALAAALLVAGVASAEKRIALVVGNSAYKNITPLDNPSKDASLMAETLGALGFTLVGGRAQLDLDKGAMDIAVQSFGRQVQGADVALFYYAGHGVQVAGSNYLVPVGANPTREADVDFQMTDVNLVLRQMQGSGTRLNLVILDACRNNPFGSRGLRSSDGGLAQMRAPEGTLISYATQPGNVAQDGSDGHSPYTKALAATVRTAGLDVFQTFNQVGLAVKRATSGAQQPWVSSSPIDGTFYFVPPTQSPPPQVAAMQPDPLPADRLRADPDRVPLRDAALLSELSERLYELNFDPDTPDGLTRAITKLQQRISMAPTGEATEGLLLRMRKMEDLKPWGSIVYGPDSSKWGISWNHASRRAAVADARGNCAGAKCPIELSFYGNRCGAFAISDKSWSLVQRDSIQHARDAALDECGKAGKACRIIGSVCADGSGR
- a CDS encoding SurA N-terminal domain-containing protein; amino-acid sequence: MTTQLPVFRLLLAIGAGLVLTGLPAPSRAQNIVVMVNGDPITDFDIEQRSKLDQLTTQKTPSRQDVINSLIDDKVKLKEGKKYGVDPGISDINQSYEAMAQRMRISPEQLTKSLEVKGVRPETLKGRMKSEMVWTSLVRGRFKEKLMVGERDVAQAVQAQTGDKLQIEGTEYKMQPIVLIVPRGSSQAFLETRQKEAESYRSRVGSCEEANSLFRSTPNATIRDTVTKTTADLPEALRKVLDDTQIGHMTAPEVTKAGIEMVVLCSRKPTTIDTPKKREVREKMYSEKYEKTQKAYLDDLRKAAMIEYRNR